CATGCATGAGTTCTGTAAATGTTAATGAAGATCCACCTGCTGAATGATCACTAGGAAAGGATGCATCTGGTGGGTGTTTAACAAGTAAATGCACTTTATGGCTCACAAATGGCCTTGGTTCAAAATAAAATACTGAAATAATTTGATTTATACTCAATGCTATCAATGCAGCAAAAAATGCATCCATTGAAGCACTTTTTCCACGATCACCACCAATAAACCATTGTATTATCATTAAAACCCCATATAAGATTGGAGAATATACAGCAATAAATATCATAGTTTTGTCGATTATCCCACCATGACCTGCCATTCCATTAATCATTTGAAATAAAGTAAGATTCAACCACATCACCTCTAGTATTATTGTAAGTTCTATTATTTAAAAATAAATTAGTTTATCATTAGAATTAGATTAGAAATCTCTTGACATTTTATATAAATAGTTATAAAATCCTAAATAGTAAAATATTCTTATTTAAAAAAGGATAGTGATAACATGACAAAGGAAGATATCTTAAACAAAATTAAAAATAACAATTTTAAAATTACACCGCAGAGGGAATTAATAATAGATATAATGCTAAATTCTCAAGGATATTTATCTGTAAAAGACATTTATTCAAAAGTTAAAAATTCCTTCCCACAGGTTAGCTTAGATACTGTTTATAGGAATTTAAATCTTTTAAAAGATATTAATATATTAAGAGAGGTAACTATTGGTAACAATATAATGTATGAGGTTCAAAATAATATACATGAACATATTATGAAATGCTTAAAATGCGGTAAAATTTTCGAGCTTGATATTTGTCCTTTGGACTTATGCATCAATAAAATAGATGATTTCGAAATAGTTGACCACAAAATTGAAATAACAGGATACTGCAAAAATTGCAGAAATCATTAGGAGGGTTTGAATTATGAAAAAATCAGTTTCATTTTTATTAATTTTGATATTTTTATTCGGTTTGACATCATGTAGTGTCACAGCCAAAAAACCGCAAAAGTCGATAGTATACGCATCTTTTTACCCCATTTATGACCTTACAAAAAAAATAGGCGGTGATAAAATAAACGTAAATAATATCATTCCACCAGGTGTTGAACCACATGATTGGGAACCGACAACAAAACAGGTGGCTGATATAAGCAAAGCCTCCCTTGTAATATATTTAGGTCTCGGTATGGATTCATGGATTAGCAAAATAGAAGCATCTACATCAGGTCCTAAATTTATAGAAGTATCAAAAGATATAAATACTATAAAACAGGGAAACACAATAAATCCGCATGTATGGCTTTCACCAAAAGAATCCCTAATATTAGCCAAAAATATTAAGGATGCACTTGTAACAAATGACAATAAAAATAAAGATTACTATGAAAAAAATTATGAAGGCCTTAAAAAAACTTTAACACAACTTGATAACGAATATGTTTCAAGACTAAAAAATACTAAATTAAAAACCTTTGTTGTTTACCATAGCGCTTTTGACTACATAGCAAGGGATTACGGACTTAAACAGGTTTCTGTTGTGGGTATGAGCGAAGAAGCTGAAGCAAGCCCTGCCAAAATCGCTGATGTTATTAAACTAGTAAAAGAAAATAATTTAAAATATATATTTACGGAACCACTTACATCTCCTAAGCCAATACAAACTATTGCAAATGAAAGCGGTGCAAAAATACTACCTTTAAATACAATTGAAGGTTTGACAAAAGATGAAATGAATAAGGGCTATGATTATATATCACTTATGAATCAAAATATTGAAAATCTCGTGAAGGCACTTGAGTAGAGTTTTGTATTGTAATTATTAGCGCATTTTGAATTCAAGATATACTTGAAATACTTATTGCTCCAGCTTTTTTATAAATATATTGAAAGGAATAAACGTATATGAGCAAAATTATAGAGTTAAAAAATGTAAATTTCTCGTACGGTGATAAAAACGTTCTTAAAAATATCACATTATCTATAGATGATGGTGAATTCGTAGGTCTTATTGGTCCTAATGGTTCCGGTAAAAGCACTCTTGTAAAAATTATGATTGGTGACTTGAAACCTTCATCAGGCGAAGTTTTAATAAATGGCATAGATATAAAAAATCTAAAAAATAGGTCTATAATTGGATATGTTCCTCAGAAGTCATATTCTTTCAATGCTTCCTTCCCCGCAAGTGTGAAAGAAGTCGTGTCTATGGGACTTTATGCAAAAGTAGGCTTATTTAAAAAACTTTCAAAAGAAGATTGGGATGTAATTGATAAAGCCCTTTTAACTGTTGACATGTTTGATTATAAAGACCGCTTAATAGGAAATTTATCCGGTGGACAACAGCAAAGGGTATTTATCGCAAGAGCTCTTGTAAGCAACCCAAAGATATTATTCCTCGATGAACCAACAACAGGAATTGACGTCAAATCTGAAGAAACTTTGTATGAAATTCTCGACAAATTAAATAAAGAAAGAAAAATTACGATAATCATGGTTACACATGATGTATGGGCTATAACAGACAGAGTTTCAAGGATTATATGTATGGGTAATGGTAAACTGTTTGATAAATGTGATACTCTGGACTTTTCAAGTAGGGAATTGGCAGAGATATATGGCTATGATGTCAAAATTGATATTCATCATCACAATGAGAATAATCATTGATTTTATGGATTGAGGTGTAATAATGCTTAATATTTTTACATATGACTTTATGATAAGGGCATTTATAGCAGGTGGACTCATATCAATAATAGCACCACTTGTCGGAAGTTTTTTGGTTCTACGTAGGCTTTCGCAAATGGGTGATACACTATCACACGTAGCACTAGCAGGCGTTGCCGGTGGATTATTAATAGGAATAAATCCAACAATAGGGTCAATAATTTTTGTAATACTATCATCATTTGGAATCGAGCGCTTAAGAAAATCGTATTTTAGATATTCAGAAATATCTATTGCTGTAGTCATGTCTGCAGGAATGGCGATTGCAGTAATACTGCTTAGTCTTTCAAAAGGAAGCCCTGCAAACATAATGAATTATCTCTTTGGAAGCATAATATCAATTAATAACACTGATGTATTGCTATCACTCATACTTAGCATTGCAGTAATAGCTGTAATTTATATTTTTTACAAAGAACTTCTATACATTACATTTGATGAAGAAGCTGCTTTAATATCAGGAATTCCAGTAAACCTGGTAAATATAATATTTACCATGATTGTCGCCATAACTGTGGCAGTATCCATGAGAATAGTTGGGGCACTACTCGTATCAGCATTAATGGTCATACCTGCAGCAGCAAGCCTTAAAATTGCCAAAAACTTCAGGCAGACTATTTTTTTTGCAGTATTATTTTCTTTTGTATCTGTATTCGCCGGAATAATCCTCTCCTTCTATCTCAATCTCTCACCAGGCGGCAGCATCGTAATAGTTTCTCTCATAATCATGGGTTTAGCAAGTATAAAGAAGGCAGGTAACTAACCTGCTTTTTTTGTTTTTAACTTGGATAACGAAATGTACTGACTTAAGGTTTTCGTTTAAATCTTTGTCTATCAGCTATATCTTAAAAATATATATCCCACATACAAAAACAACAAAGTAGCAATTACATCTATTATATTAGATATATTTGCAAAAAGCTCTATGTCCATAGATACAATAGATTTAATGATCGCAATAATGCAAAATAAGCCAATGATGATAAATAATATCCCGACAATTTTTAACAATCTCTTTTTTTAATCCAACTATTAGAACCTACTAACTGTGAAAATATTTTCTCAACAAAAATTATTGAAAGTCATGCTGTGGCGATTCACAAAATAAATGATTATCTTTTTTGAATATAGGTAGCAAAATTTTAAAAGAGATATAACCAATTAATGCTCCAAATACGTTTAATATAAAATCATTTATATCACAAATTTTATATGCAAAACCGTATATTAATGAAACAAGCAATTGTGTTATTTCAATACAAAAAGATGTTATTGCACATAAAGATATATTTTTTCTAAATGAAATATATTTATAGTTAATAAAAGGCATTAAAAATGCCAAAGGCATCAAAAGTACAATATCCCCTATTATTTGTATTTTTGTATAACGCAGCATTGGTAATAGCGGAATTAAATTATATGATTTATTTTTTGTGCCTTTTAAAAACTGAATCATATCACTTTGTATTGGTATAGGAAAAAATACGGCATTTATTAAAACTGCAATATAAGCAACTAAAACCGCATATTTAATATATTTTTCAAATTTAGCTTTTTTATAATATAATTTAAGAGCTATTATTACATAAATAATAAAAAATAAAACTTTAAAAAGAATATTAAATTCCAACATATTGCAAGAGCATCCTCCTAGAAAATTTAATGGGAAGTTACTGTAAATTCTAATTTAATTAGTTACCGTTCCAGATACATCTTTGTATAGTTTTCACATAAAAACCAAAAAAACTATATAAAGATATAGTCTTAAGTTCAATTTATCTCACATTGATTTAGCAATACCGTACTGCTTTTATTATCGTATTTTATAATCACTGTATATTTTTGATTTTTATATTTTTTATAAAATTCGTCTGACTTTAATTCAACTTTGTATTGTCCAAATTTAAACTTTGGATCAGGAATGTATCTTAGCCTACCAGTAAATAAACGTTTATTGTTAATGACAATGTCAACATTGATTTCATCAGGTATCACAAAATCCTCATTAAAAGGTTGAATCATTAATTCACTGTTATACGGTACATCTATGCTCAGAAATACTATCCAATAATGATTTGCACCTTTTAAATTTACTGTAGTATCTGGAGGATAAGCGGCG
This portion of the Thermoanaerobacterium sp. RBIITD genome encodes:
- a CDS encoding metal ABC transporter ATP-binding protein, with the translated sequence MSKIIELKNVNFSYGDKNVLKNITLSIDDGEFVGLIGPNGSGKSTLVKIMIGDLKPSSGEVLINGIDIKNLKNRSIIGYVPQKSYSFNASFPASVKEVVSMGLYAKVGLFKKLSKEDWDVIDKALLTVDMFDYKDRLIGNLSGGQQQRVFIARALVSNPKILFLDEPTTGIDVKSEETLYEILDKLNKERKITIIMVTHDVWAITDRVSRIICMGNGKLFDKCDTLDFSSRELAEIYGYDVKIDIHHHNENNH
- a CDS encoding metal ABC transporter permease; amino-acid sequence: MLNIFTYDFMIRAFIAGGLISIIAPLVGSFLVLRRLSQMGDTLSHVALAGVAGGLLIGINPTIGSIIFVILSSFGIERLRKSYFRYSEISIAVVMSAGMAIAVILLSLSKGSPANIMNYLFGSIISINNTDVLLSLILSIAVIAVIYIFYKELLYITFDEEAALISGIPVNLVNIIFTMIVAITVAVSMRIVGALLVSALMVIPAAASLKIAKNFRQTIFFAVLFSFVSVFAGIILSFYLNLSPGGSIVIVSLIIMGLASIKKAGN
- a CDS encoding undecaprenyl-diphosphatase, translating into MNLTLFQMINGMAGHGGIIDKTMIFIAVYSPILYGVLMIIQWFIGGDRGKSASMDAFFAALIALSINQIISVFYFEPRPFVSHKVHLLVKHPPDASFPSDHSAGGSSLTFTELMHDKVIGSIMMVLTLVLLVARVYVGVHYPIDVIGGFIIGYISSKIVKHMSVVLKPIEKYILTIWHRWITV
- a CDS encoding VanZ family protein, whose protein sequence is MLEFNILFKVLFFIIYVIIALKLYYKKAKFEKYIKYAVLVAYIAVLINAVFFPIPIQSDMIQFLKGTKNKSYNLIPLLPMLRYTKIQIIGDIVLLMPLAFLMPFINYKYISFRKNISLCAITSFCIEITQLLVSLIYGFAYKICDINDFILNVFGALIGYISFKILLPIFKKDNHLFCESPQHDFQ
- a CDS encoding metal ABC transporter substrate-binding protein: MKKSVSFLLILIFLFGLTSCSVTAKKPQKSIVYASFYPIYDLTKKIGGDKINVNNIIPPGVEPHDWEPTTKQVADISKASLVIYLGLGMDSWISKIEASTSGPKFIEVSKDINTIKQGNTINPHVWLSPKESLILAKNIKDALVTNDNKNKDYYEKNYEGLKKTLTQLDNEYVSRLKNTKLKTFVVYHSAFDYIARDYGLKQVSVVGMSEEAEASPAKIADVIKLVKENNLKYIFTEPLTSPKPIQTIANESGAKILPLNTIEGLTKDEMNKGYDYISLMNQNIENLVKALE
- a CDS encoding Fur family transcriptional regulator → MTKEDILNKIKNNNFKITPQRELIIDIMLNSQGYLSVKDIYSKVKNSFPQVSLDTVYRNLNLLKDINILREVTIGNNIMYEVQNNIHEHIMKCLKCGKIFELDICPLDLCINKIDDFEIVDHKIEITGYCKNCRNH